Proteins co-encoded in one Vibrio aquimaris genomic window:
- the ubiD gene encoding 4-hydroxy-3-polyprenylbenzoate decarboxylase: MIFRDLRDFIVHLEREGKLKRISEPVDPHYEMTEISDRVLRAGGPALLFENPIGYDIPVLTNLFGTAERVAIGMGRNDVMDLRDVGKLLSYLKEPEPPKGFKDALQKLPVFRQVLNMPVKRLRNAACQQIIWQADEVDLDKIPVMSCWPDDVAPLLTWGLTITRGPFKKRQNLGIYRQQKLSKNKVIMRWLAHRGGALDLKDWMEAKPGEPFPVSVAFGADPATILGAVTPVPDTLSEYAFAGLLRGSKTEVVRSISNDLEVPASAEIVLEGYIDPNEYADEGPYGDHTGYYNEKERHHVFTVTHVTMRKDPIYHSTYTGRPPDEPAVLGVALNEVFVPILQKQFPEIVDFYLPPEGCSYRMAVVTIKKQYPGHAKRVMMGVWSFLRQFMYTKFVLVCDESVNARCWNDVVSAMCQNMDPAADTLLIENTPIDSLDFASPIAGLGSKMGLDATIKWDAEKINRQDILSAPSDVTVEDTLEKLREAFPEIIDISMPSSGTSAFVIISMLKAHAGQSQSLLKSIWELSQQKLDARFVILCDDDVNVHDWNDIIWAITTRMDPLRDATIAQEKGRQSAKLGLDATKKLSGEVTREWGIPIKKDPNLVEQVDAKWSKLGI, encoded by the coding sequence ATGATTTTTAGGGACTTACGCGATTTTATTGTTCACCTTGAACGGGAAGGGAAACTAAAGCGCATTTCTGAACCTGTTGATCCACATTATGAGATGACAGAAATAAGCGATCGTGTGCTACGCGCAGGTGGCCCTGCATTGTTATTTGAAAACCCAATTGGTTACGATATACCTGTGCTTACCAATCTGTTTGGTACCGCAGAGAGAGTGGCAATAGGTATGGGACGCAATGATGTGATGGACCTACGTGATGTAGGCAAATTGCTGTCTTATCTCAAAGAGCCAGAACCACCTAAAGGTTTTAAAGATGCATTGCAAAAGCTTCCTGTATTTAGGCAGGTACTCAATATGCCGGTTAAAAGGTTACGTAATGCAGCGTGTCAGCAGATCATTTGGCAAGCTGATGAAGTTGATCTTGATAAAATTCCAGTAATGAGTTGCTGGCCTGACGATGTCGCACCTTTGTTAACTTGGGGGCTAACTATCACCCGAGGGCCGTTTAAAAAGCGTCAAAACCTTGGTATTTATCGTCAACAAAAACTTAGTAAGAACAAAGTAATCATGCGTTGGCTTGCCCATCGTGGTGGAGCTCTTGATCTGAAAGATTGGATGGAGGCTAAGCCAGGTGAGCCTTTTCCAGTTTCTGTTGCTTTTGGTGCAGATCCCGCCACTATTCTTGGTGCGGTTACACCTGTACCAGATACCTTGTCAGAATATGCATTTGCGGGGTTGTTGCGAGGGAGCAAAACTGAGGTAGTGAGGTCTATTAGTAATGATCTCGAGGTACCAGCAAGTGCTGAAATCGTGCTCGAAGGCTACATCGATCCAAATGAGTACGCCGATGAAGGACCTTACGGAGACCATACGGGCTACTACAACGAAAAAGAAAGGCATCATGTCTTTACAGTTACTCACGTGACTATGCGTAAAGATCCTATATATCACAGTACATATACTGGCCGCCCGCCGGATGAGCCTGCAGTCCTTGGTGTCGCACTTAATGAAGTTTTTGTGCCTATATTACAAAAACAATTCCCAGAAATAGTGGATTTCTACTTACCACCTGAAGGCTGCTCTTATCGAATGGCTGTAGTGACAATCAAAAAGCAATATCCAGGACATGCTAAACGAGTAATGATGGGTGTATGGTCTTTTTTACGTCAGTTTATGTATACGAAATTTGTCCTTGTTTGCGATGAAAGTGTTAATGCTCGTTGTTGGAATGATGTTGTTAGTGCAATGTGTCAGAACATGGATCCTGCGGCTGATACTTTATTAATAGAAAACACCCCGATTGACTCGTTGGACTTTGCTTCTCCTATTGCTGGACTTGGCTCTAAAATGGGTTTAGATGCCACTATAAAATGGGACGCAGAAAAGATTAATCGTCAAGATATTCTATCGGCGCCAAGCGACGTCACTGTGGAGGATACACTAGAAAAGCTACGTGAAGCTTTTCCGGAAATAATTGATATTTCTATGCCAAGTTCGGGAACAAGCGCTTTTGTAATTATTTCGATGCTGAAAGCACACGCGGGACAATCCCAGTCGCTACTAAAAAGCATATGGGAACTTTCACAACAGAAACTTGATGCTAGATTTGTCATTCTTTGTGATGATGATGTTAATGTTCATGATTGGAATGATATCATTTGGGCCATCACGACTAGAATGGACCCTTTACGTGATGCAACTATAGCCCAAGAAAAAGGCAGACAGAGCGCAAAGCTAGGGCT